A part of Synechococcus sp. KORDI-49 genomic DNA contains:
- a CDS encoding TM0106 family RecB-like putative nuclease codes for MPTRLITPSQLSLFSISPVIGAWWQELEARKLFEDSKPAVSELDQQLFADGLRHEQVLLKKLEKEGHRIARLPGKQSDADYAATQAAMADGVDFIHQASLCHGGMRGSADLLRRIDRPSALGDWSYIPIECKLASKPKTTFLVQASAYCELLTPLLGHRPDQFELYLGGGKFQRYATDQFWAWYQLLRQRFAAFQASFDPSQVPADAPGDHGGWTAFIDERLEQQRDLMLVAGMRQSQRQKLRAEGISTIEQLAALPAGSSVKGLSGEALHELRQQAELQLTPVDANGRPAYRLRPLVEGKGLGALPAADAGDIWFDMEGIQDSVAGTKLEYLFGACYRDNPEDKPRFRVWWAHSEAEEKTAFAAWVDWVEGRRRSHPGLHVYHYAAYEKTAMRRLAQQHATREAEIDAWLRSGLLVDLLPVVTSAIVLGEPSYSIKKVEHLYMEQRQAGVTNAGDSVVAYLHWQLSGEPEIPGEAPEASPKLQAIEDYNREDCESTVFLHDWLLKLRREKGLPEQPLQQPQDDADQEPREPQPLELLSQELLAEIPDHLADEGALGPRGMSWRAHRLLGQLLPFHHREAKVGWWAYFDRRSKAELSPTELIDDGEAIADAQWVGMDERPSARTGADIHHFRFDPSQPLKLHAGDGDSRLTVELPATGLKLDVDALDAERGTLSLKLPWSKRDQRLANGEGEGIPKDATSVIKVPADISKPLRERLEEQAMAWEHEHQPIPPAILQLLERHPLPALQELNAAIAEDPNAVADALASFLQQHSGISLALQGPPGTGKTTVTSQVIAQLVASGQRVAISSNGHAAINNLLKKAKSTCSAAGVAGEVVKCSNSKEQALADAGISVVKPGQLTEAMAVVGGTTWMFCKEELADQFDWLVVDEAGQMSLANLLVMARCARSILLVGDQQQLAQPSQADHPGETGQSCLEYWMEGASVVPDNRGVFLSTSWRMEPSLTAMVSALFYEGRLQASPANCANRITWAKPCQGSDGQLYPNQGLVFDPVAHSGNSVCSEEEINRIETLVDALLGGHYQHAKAGGIAEGTLTPDKILVTAPYNVQVNRLQQRLTGKARVGTVDKFQGQEAPVAIHSLTASSGDEAPRGLSFLLEPNRLNVAISRAQCLSIVVGSPSLASGVANTVAEAEQINRLCRIATSLSPIQGMARATTGSEINNRNTEPDLLFQSSVPI; via the coding sequence ATGCCCACCCGCCTGATTACTCCAAGCCAGCTGTCGCTGTTCAGCATCAGCCCGGTGATCGGAGCCTGGTGGCAAGAGCTGGAAGCTCGCAAGCTGTTTGAAGACAGCAAACCAGCGGTGAGTGAGCTGGATCAGCAGCTGTTCGCCGATGGCCTCCGCCACGAGCAGGTGCTGCTCAAGAAGCTGGAGAAGGAAGGGCACAGGATTGCCCGTTTACCGGGGAAGCAAAGCGACGCCGATTACGCCGCCACCCAGGCTGCAATGGCCGACGGGGTCGACTTCATCCACCAGGCCTCGCTATGCCATGGCGGCATGCGCGGCAGTGCTGATCTGTTGCGCAGGATCGATCGTCCATCCGCCCTGGGCGATTGGAGCTACATCCCGATCGAATGCAAGCTGGCGAGCAAACCCAAAACCACCTTTCTGGTGCAGGCCTCGGCCTACTGCGAACTGCTCACTCCGCTGCTGGGGCATCGCCCCGATCAGTTCGAGCTGTACCTGGGCGGCGGCAAGTTTCAGCGCTACGCCACCGATCAGTTCTGGGCCTGGTACCAACTGCTGCGTCAACGCTTCGCGGCGTTTCAAGCAAGCTTTGACCCCAGCCAAGTGCCGGCGGATGCCCCTGGGGATCACGGCGGCTGGACGGCCTTCATCGACGAACGGCTCGAGCAGCAGCGGGATCTGATGCTGGTGGCAGGCATGCGCCAGAGCCAACGCCAAAAACTGCGCGCGGAAGGCATCAGCACGATCGAGCAGCTTGCGGCGTTGCCGGCGGGCAGCAGCGTGAAAGGGCTGTCGGGCGAGGCCTTGCATGAGCTGCGCCAACAGGCCGAACTGCAACTCACCCCGGTGGATGCCAACGGCCGGCCGGCTTATCGGCTTCGACCATTGGTGGAGGGCAAAGGTTTGGGAGCACTGCCGGCAGCGGATGCCGGAGACATCTGGTTCGACATGGAGGGCATCCAGGATTCCGTGGCGGGAACCAAGCTCGAATACCTCTTCGGTGCTTGTTATCGAGACAACCCGGAGGACAAGCCCCGCTTCAGGGTCTGGTGGGCCCACAGTGAGGCCGAAGAAAAAACAGCCTTTGCTGCCTGGGTGGATTGGGTCGAAGGGCGGCGCCGGAGCCATCCGGGCCTGCACGTCTACCACTACGCGGCCTACGAGAAAACAGCGATGCGGCGGCTGGCGCAGCAGCACGCCACGCGGGAGGCGGAGATCGACGCCTGGCTGCGCAGCGGCCTGCTGGTGGACCTGCTGCCGGTGGTGACCAGCGCAATCGTGCTGGGTGAACCGAGCTACTCGATCAAGAAGGTGGAGCACCTTTATATGGAGCAACGCCAGGCGGGGGTGACCAACGCCGGCGATTCGGTGGTGGCCTACCTGCACTGGCAGCTCTCCGGCGAGCCGGAGATACCCGGAGAAGCACCGGAAGCCAGCCCCAAGCTGCAGGCCATTGAGGACTACAACCGCGAAGACTGCGAAAGCACCGTGTTCCTGCACGACTGGCTGCTGAAGCTCAGGCGTGAGAAAGGTCTGCCAGAACAACCCCTGCAGCAGCCCCAGGATGACGCTGATCAGGAGCCAAGGGAACCGCAACCGTTGGAGCTGCTCAGCCAAGAGCTGCTCGCGGAGATCCCTGATCACCTGGCAGATGAGGGTGCACTGGGGCCACGCGGGATGAGCTGGCGGGCCCACAGGCTGCTGGGTCAGCTGCTGCCGTTCCATCACCGCGAAGCGAAGGTGGGCTGGTGGGCCTATTTCGATCGCCGTTCGAAGGCCGAACTCAGCCCAACGGAGCTGATCGACGACGGCGAAGCGATCGCCGACGCCCAATGGGTGGGGATGGACGAACGCCCCAGTGCCCGCACCGGTGCCGACATTCACCACTTCCGCTTTGACCCCAGCCAACCGCTGAAATTGCATGCCGGCGATGGCGACAGCCGGCTGACGGTGGAACTGCCCGCCACTGGCCTGAAGCTGGATGTGGATGCGCTCGATGCCGAACGGGGAACGCTGAGCCTGAAGCTGCCCTGGAGCAAGCGCGATCAACGCCTCGCCAACGGCGAGGGCGAGGGCATCCCCAAAGACGCCACCTCGGTGATCAAGGTGCCGGCCGACATCAGCAAACCCCTGCGCGAACGGCTGGAGGAGCAGGCCATGGCGTGGGAGCACGAGCACCAGCCGATCCCACCGGCAATCCTGCAACTGCTGGAACGGCACCCCCTGCCGGCGCTGCAAGAGCTCAATGCAGCCATTGCCGAAGATCCCAACGCCGTTGCCGATGCCCTGGCGAGTTTTCTGCAGCAGCACTCCGGCATCAGCCTGGCGCTGCAGGGGCCACCGGGCACGGGCAAAACCACCGTCACCAGCCAGGTGATCGCTCAACTGGTGGCATCAGGCCAACGGGTGGCGATTAGCTCCAACGGCCACGCCGCCATCAACAACCTGCTCAAGAAAGCCAAGAGCACCTGCAGCGCTGCAGGGGTGGCAGGTGAAGTGGTGAAGTGCAGCAACTCCAAAGAACAGGCATTGGCCGATGCCGGCATCAGCGTGGTGAAGCCCGGCCAACTCACGGAGGCCATGGCGGTGGTGGGCGGCACCACCTGGATGTTCTGCAAAGAGGAGCTGGCGGATCAGTTCGATTGGTTGGTGGTGGATGAGGCGGGGCAGATGTCGCTCGCCAATCTGCTGGTGATGGCGCGCTGCGCCCGCTCGATCCTGCTGGTGGGCGATCAACAGCAACTGGCCCAGCCTTCCCAGGCCGATCACCCCGGGGAGACAGGCCAGAGCTGCCTGGAGTATTGGATGGAGGGCGCCTCGGTGGTGCCAGACAATCGCGGCGTATTTCTCTCCACCAGCTGGCGGATGGAACCGAGCCTCACGGCGATGGTGAGTGCGCTGTTTTACGAGGGCCGGCTGCAGGCCAGCCCCGCCAATTGCGCCAATCGCATCACTTGGGCCAAACCCTGCCAGGGCAGTGATGGGCAGCTATACCCAAATCAAGGCCTGGTGTTTGATCCGGTGGCGCACAGCGGCAACAGCGTCTGCAGCGAGGAAGAAATCAACCGCATCGAAACACTGGTGGATGCCCTGCTGGGGGGCCACTATCAACACGCCAAAGCCGGAGGTATCGCAGAAGGCACCCTCACGCCAGACAAGATCCTGGTGACGGCTCCCTACAACGTGCAGGTGAACCGGCTTCAGCAACGGCTGACGGGCAAAGCCCGGGTGGGCACGGTGGACAAGTTCCAGGGCCAAGAGGCCCCGGTTGCCATTCACTCCTTAACGGCGAGCAGTGGTGATGAAGCACCCCGAGGGCTGAGCTTTCTGCTGGAGCCCAACCGGTTGAACGTGGCGATCAGCCGCGCCCAATGCCTCTCGATCGTGGTGGGTTCACCCAGCCTGGCTAGCGGCGTTGCCAACACGGTGGCGGAGGCCGAGCAGATCAATCGTCTTTGCCGAATTGCCACCTCTCTCTCCCCCATTCAGGGGATGGCAAGAGCCACTACTGGATCTGAAATAAACAACAGGAACACAGAACCTGATTTGCTCTTTCAGAGCTCAGTGCCGATATGA
- a CDS encoding 3'-5' exonuclease: MNTSLQGLIAIASAVSAGVLIRWRLHVHRRTLTSHTPPVAQQPSTLVPAPITNRSPRQERRTPLAVRMLYRNSRGEEAWYEGTLLSRKPVDDGQSTVNVRLDGESFVKGFLMDRMQRLQLREENSVIEGAASIRETLIARLPLARTRKPSSKARATPDQPLAPSAPVPNDAAPATAVTPIETVDQLLPHGARGFAVFDLETTGVDTTRARIVEIGIVLLRCDGSLEEEWQSLINPGEPIPNSSIHGIDDDMVQTAPTFDELGPVIAEKLADRVLVAHNLHRFDLPILQRHFQELPGLPLNLGDGIDTMPKPRRKLQQICSEHGIRLHASEAHTALGDTRALAALLQALPGHLKAAQSSVRLLCSLPERTTDRSLQRSDVARSGARPSRHVEPATGGQGWKQTSIELQPGLTFMATGPQSTARDTEIRRAESHGKNLGLTYRKCNTIPKRDRPAFLLSTSLSLNSTKMIQAREKGFPVVLTRDLMRSRQGATVTAHQWQLVDEQP, from the coding sequence ATGAATACGTCGCTGCAGGGTCTGATCGCAATCGCTTCTGCCGTCAGCGCAGGTGTGTTGATCCGCTGGAGGCTGCACGTTCACCGACGAACGCTGACCAGCCACACCCCACCGGTTGCGCAACAGCCATCGACGCTGGTGCCAGCACCGATAACGAATCGAAGCCCCCGGCAGGAACGGCGAACGCCCCTCGCTGTACGGATGCTTTACCGCAACAGCCGTGGAGAAGAAGCCTGGTATGAAGGCACTCTGCTGAGCCGCAAGCCAGTCGACGATGGGCAATCCACCGTGAATGTGCGGCTGGACGGCGAGAGCTTCGTGAAGGGGTTCCTGATGGACAGGATGCAACGCCTCCAGCTGCGGGAAGAGAACAGCGTGATCGAGGGCGCAGCCTCGATCAGGGAAACACTGATCGCTCGGCTGCCACTTGCCAGAACGCGGAAACCTTCCAGCAAAGCCAGAGCAACGCCAGACCAACCGCTTGCTCCGTCTGCGCCAGTGCCGAATGACGCAGCACCTGCCACGGCCGTCACGCCGATCGAGACTGTCGATCAGCTGCTGCCTCACGGAGCCAGGGGCTTTGCAGTGTTTGATCTGGAAACAACGGGGGTGGACACAACAAGAGCCCGCATCGTGGAGATCGGAATCGTGCTGCTGCGGTGCGACGGATCGTTGGAGGAGGAATGGCAGAGCCTGATCAATCCTGGTGAGCCGATCCCCAACAGCAGCATCCACGGCATTGATGACGACATGGTGCAGACGGCCCCGACGTTTGACGAACTGGGTCCGGTGATCGCCGAGAAACTGGCCGATCGAGTGCTGGTGGCGCACAACCTTCACCGATTCGACTTGCCGATCCTGCAGCGCCACTTCCAGGAGCTGCCCGGTCTTCCGCTGAACCTGGGTGACGGCATCGACACCATGCCGAAGCCGCGACGAAAACTGCAGCAGATCTGCAGCGAGCACGGCATCCGACTCCACGCTTCGGAGGCCCACACCGCCCTCGGCGACACCCGGGCGTTGGCCGCCCTGCTGCAGGCACTGCCAGGACATCTCAAGGCTGCTCAATCGAGCGTGCGGCTGCTCTGTTCACTTCCGGAGCGAACAACCGACAGGAGCCTTCAGCGCAGCGACGTTGCCAGGAGTGGCGCAAGGCCATCGCGGCACGTGGAACCTGCGACCGGTGGACAGGGCTGGAAGCAGACCAGCATCGAACTTCAGCCGGGTCTGACATTCATGGCAACAGGACCCCAATCCACAGCCCGCGATACCGAAATCAGACGAGCTGAATCCCATGGCAAAAACCTGGGCCTCACCTACCGGAAGTGCAACACCATCCCGAAACGTGATCGGCCGGCATTTCTGCTGAGCACAAGCCTCAGCCTCAACAGCACCAAGATGATTCAGGCCAGGGAAAAAGGATTCCCGGTGGTGCTCACCCGTGATCTGATGCGCAGCCGCCAGGGGGCCACGGTGACTGCCCATCAATGGCAGCTCGTCGATGAGCAGCCCTGA
- a CDS encoding DUF411 domain-containing protein, with protein sequence MEWKTLAPCGALLSALLLCSPGPLLAHGDAKGPSVMPSTSQATGPAMTIYRSASCGCCTQWGQHIAAAGFRINDQIREDMDRVKQANGIASDQASCHTAIVEGYVIEGHVPATSIQRLLAERPDIRGLAVPGMPIGSPGMEVKGRKADPFAVMAIAHDGSTTVFDRF encoded by the coding sequence ATGGAGTGGAAGACCCTGGCCCCCTGTGGCGCACTGTTGTCGGCGTTGCTGCTGTGTTCTCCCGGTCCGCTGCTCGCCCACGGCGATGCCAAGGGCCCGTCCGTGATGCCGTCCACGTCTCAGGCGACAGGTCCGGCCATGACGATCTACCGCTCAGCCAGTTGCGGCTGTTGCACCCAGTGGGGGCAACACATCGCCGCAGCGGGATTTCGCATCAACGATCAGATCAGGGAAGACATGGATCGCGTGAAGCAGGCCAACGGCATCGCCTCAGACCAGGCCTCCTGCCACACCGCCATCGTTGAGGGGTATGTGATTGAAGGCCACGTGCCGGCCACATCGATTCAACGCCTGCTGGCCGAACGGCCCGATATCCGTGGCCTGGCGGTGCCGGGGATGCCGATCGGCTCGCCTGGCATGGAGGTGAAGGGAAGGAAGGCGGATCCATTTGCGGTGATGGCCATCGCCCACGACGGATCAACAACGGTGTTCGATCGTTTCTGA
- a CDS encoding FkbM family methyltransferase: MIKRLVRDLLARRGLALQSIRSFNVFEAQIKKYLHPSFTFVQVGANDGKRFDPINKYVVQYQWRGLVIEPIQEYFDELCTTYRNQPQVECCKYAIFSEEKPVTLYRVNPQASLPEWTKGIASLDPQHCSKSETPASVMIAEEAQGIPLATLLRNKGLEKPDLIVIDTEGYDYHILKMIDFERNAPRLIRFEHGRRHQVMSREQLSDAIETLMGYNYDIFIERYDCVAAKRLES; this comes from the coding sequence ATGATCAAGCGTCTCGTAAGGGACCTTCTCGCGCGCCGAGGTCTCGCGCTGCAGTCCATACGTTCCTTCAATGTCTTCGAGGCTCAGATCAAGAAGTACCTGCACCCAAGCTTCACCTTCGTGCAGGTGGGCGCCAACGACGGCAAGCGTTTTGACCCAATCAACAAGTACGTTGTTCAGTATCAGTGGCGTGGACTCGTCATTGAGCCCATTCAAGAGTATTTCGATGAACTGTGCACGACTTATCGCAACCAGCCGCAGGTTGAATGTTGCAAGTATGCGATCTTCTCAGAGGAAAAGCCAGTAACGCTCTATCGCGTTAATCCGCAAGCTTCGCTGCCAGAATGGACAAAGGGCATCGCGTCGCTTGACCCGCAACACTGTTCCAAATCGGAAACTCCAGCGAGTGTGATGATCGCTGAGGAAGCTCAAGGCATTCCGTTAGCCACACTTCTCCGGAACAAGGGATTGGAGAAACCCGACCTCATTGTGATCGATACAGAGGGATATGATTATCACATACTCAAGATGATTGACTTCGAAAGGAATGCTCCACGACTCATCCGCTTTGAGCATGGCCGACGGCATCAAGTGATGTCTCGCGAGCAGCTTTCTGACGCGATTGAAACTCTGATGGGCTACAACTACGACATCTTCATTGAGAGGTACGACTGCGTCGCAGCAAAAAGATTGGAAAGCTGA
- a CDS encoding ParA family protein: MFLTVFGQKGGVAKTCTSIHLASVWANQGFAVCVVDADRNRSATAYAARGMLPFDVVPVEAAAKATRTAQVIITDGQASSNDDELRNLSAGADLVLLPTTPQARSVELTIELSATLRSAGIAHAALLVKVDSRKQRLAQDARQTMEGFDVDVLEAEIPLLAAFDKAEVEGVCVSDAVDHRGRADLRRMAGWTAYCAAAQQISALLAAAPPEALSA; encoded by the coding sequence ATGTTCCTCACCGTTTTCGGGCAGAAAGGGGGCGTTGCCAAAACCTGCACCAGCATCCATCTGGCCAGTGTTTGGGCCAACCAGGGCTTTGCGGTGTGTGTGGTGGATGCCGATCGCAATCGCTCAGCCACCGCCTATGCCGCCCGCGGCATGCTCCCCTTCGATGTGGTGCCGGTGGAAGCCGCTGCCAAAGCCACCCGGACTGCCCAGGTGATCATCACCGACGGTCAGGCCAGCAGCAACGACGATGAATTGCGCAACCTCTCCGCCGGAGCCGATCTGGTATTGCTGCCCACCACACCGCAGGCTCGCTCGGTCGAGCTCACGATTGAACTCTCCGCAACTCTGCGCAGCGCTGGCATCGCCCATGCCGCCCTGCTGGTGAAGGTCGACAGCCGCAAGCAACGCCTTGCTCAGGACGCCCGCCAGACGATGGAAGGTTTCGACGTCGACGTGCTTGAAGCGGAAATCCCCTTGCTGGCGGCCTTTGACAAGGCGGAAGTGGAGGGCGTCTGCGTGTCGGATGCTGTGGACCATCGCGGCCGAGCTGACCTGCGCCGGATGGCGGGATGGACCGCTTACTGCGCTGCTGCGCAACAGATCAGTGCCCTTCTGGCAGCTGCACCACCGGAAGCCCTCAGCGCCTGA
- a CDS encoding response regulator transcription factor — protein sequence MELRLESRSIQQALAQASQLLKDRRLVVVFGDRLSLTSFALADPIRSSLVGAATTEDEGVELVLRIRPDLLICSSDLEIGYGVNLLRRVKAELPTCQLLIVLVRETKEVVQEAMLASADGVIFKSSLGTGHGDLIGALQTIATGGVYYPAEIRRIAAAAPRPELPPLVEELTPRELEVAAAVARGLTNNAIGDLLGVSVETVKTHVGNAMDKLGARDRTQMAVTAMLYGLIDPLN from the coding sequence ATGGAGCTCCGGCTCGAATCCCGCTCGATCCAGCAGGCGCTGGCCCAGGCCAGCCAGCTGCTGAAGGATCGCCGCCTGGTTGTCGTCTTCGGGGATCGTCTCTCGCTCACGTCGTTTGCCCTGGCGGATCCGATCCGCTCCTCCCTGGTGGGGGCCGCCACCACCGAAGATGAAGGCGTTGAGCTGGTGCTGCGCATCCGGCCGGATCTGCTGATCTGCAGCTCGGATCTGGAGATCGGCTACGGCGTCAACCTGCTGCGGCGCGTGAAGGCGGAGTTGCCCACCTGTCAGCTGCTGATCGTGCTGGTGCGCGAAACCAAGGAGGTGGTGCAGGAGGCGATGCTGGCCTCCGCCGATGGGGTGATCTTCAAATCAAGCCTCGGCACCGGCCATGGTGATCTGATCGGCGCGCTGCAGACCATCGCCACGGGCGGTGTGTACTACCCCGCCGAGATCCGTCGCATCGCGGCTGCCGCCCCCCGGCCGGAGCTGCCGCCGCTGGTGGAGGAACTCACCCCTCGCGAGCTGGAGGTGGCAGCAGCGGTGGCCCGCGGCCTCACGAACAACGCCATCGGCGATCTGCTCGGCGTGTCCGTGGAAACGGTGAAGACCCACGTGGGCAATGCGATGGACAAGCTCGGTGCCCGCGATCGCACCCAGATGGCCGTCACGGCCATGCTCTACGGCTTGATTGATCCGCTGAATTAA
- the rimK gene encoding 30S ribosomal protein S6--L-glutamate ligase has product MYSPLRTERHGLRIALLASDPELYSNRRLLEAGEERGHRMEFLNVKQCYMRLDPQNPEMHYRGGNVLERIDAVIPRIRPSVTFYGCAITRQFEAMGIRVLNAAEPIKRSRDKLLASQLFVRHGLNMPVTGFASSPLDTKDLIKMVGGAPLILKLLEGAQGRGVVLAETQKAAESVINAMKSLNANLLVQEFIKEAGGKDLRCFVIGGKVVSAIERTAAVGDFRSNIHQGGSAQAVRIRPEERKLAVSATRALGLDVAGVDIIRSERGPLLLEVNSSPGLEGIETATGKDLAGLMIQEIERKLGWIRTRLSEPRVAC; this is encoded by the coding sequence ATGTACTCCCCTCTGCGCACGGAACGCCATGGGCTTCGCATTGCTCTGCTGGCCTCGGATCCGGAGCTGTACAGCAACCGCCGTCTTCTGGAGGCTGGCGAGGAACGGGGCCACCGCATGGAGTTCCTCAATGTCAAGCAGTGCTACATGCGGTTGGATCCTCAGAATCCCGAGATGCACTACCGGGGAGGCAATGTGTTGGAGCGCATCGATGCGGTGATTCCGCGGATTCGCCCCAGCGTCACCTTTTACGGCTGTGCGATCACACGCCAGTTCGAGGCGATGGGCATTCGCGTGCTCAATGCCGCAGAACCGATCAAGCGCTCACGCGACAAGCTTCTGGCGTCCCAGTTGTTTGTGCGGCACGGCCTGAACATGCCGGTCACAGGCTTTGCCAGCTCTCCACTCGACACAAAGGACCTGATCAAGATGGTGGGTGGTGCCCCGTTGATCCTCAAGCTGCTGGAGGGGGCCCAGGGCCGTGGTGTTGTGTTGGCGGAGACCCAGAAAGCGGCGGAGAGTGTGATCAACGCCATGAAAAGCCTGAACGCCAACCTTCTGGTGCAGGAATTCATCAAGGAAGCCGGTGGTAAGGATCTGCGTTGTTTCGTGATCGGCGGAAAAGTTGTTTCGGCGATTGAACGGACGGCGGCGGTCGGAGATTTTCGCTCCAACATTCATCAAGGTGGGTCGGCACAGGCCGTGCGCATCCGCCCGGAAGAACGCAAATTGGCTGTGTCGGCGACCCGTGCACTCGGGTTGGATGTAGCCGGAGTTGACATCATTCGCTCGGAGCGGGGCCCTCTGCTGCTGGAGGTGAATTCAAGTCCTGGTCTGGAGGGCATTGAAACAGCCACAGGCAAGGATCTGGCCGGCTTGATGATTCAGGAAATCGAGCGAAAACTCGGCTGGATCCGTACACGTCTGTCGGAACCTCGGGTCGCTTGCTGA
- a CDS encoding DUF3136 domain-containing protein gives MTTSSLSIGELEASYPLYCKALKILIRQGKTGRELQRTVCWDRLRLLHRSLPRQYKSPERLMLMIQTDLSKKVAA, from the coding sequence ATGACAACATCAAGCCTGAGCATCGGTGAGCTCGAGGCCAGCTACCCGCTGTACTGCAAGGCACTGAAGATCCTGATCCGGCAAGGCAAAACAGGCAGGGAACTTCAACGAACCGTCTGCTGGGACCGGCTGCGCTTGCTTCACCGTTCCCTGCCGCGGCAGTACAAATCGCCGGAGCGGCTGATGTTGATGATTCAGACGGATCTCTCGAAGAAGGTCGCCGCTTAG
- a CDS encoding CP12 domain-containing protein: MDTIETHIAKDREELARAQASGDEAKARHYATELEGLETYRSHHPDDHKDPTSLEVHCDLNPDAPECRVYDD; this comes from the coding sequence GTGGACACGATCGAAACCCATATCGCCAAGGACCGCGAGGAACTGGCCAGAGCCCAGGCCAGCGGAGACGAGGCCAAGGCACGGCATTACGCCACGGAACTGGAGGGGCTTGAGACCTACCGCAGCCATCACCCCGATGATCACAAGGATCCCACCTCGCTTGAGGTGCATTGCGATCTCAACCCAGACGCCCCTGAATGTCGCGTCTATGACGACTGA
- a CDS encoding response regulator transcription factor, whose protein sequence is MDLTPYLQHQPRSVDDEPLLSVAITGRIALAMKGRFFLRCFCESLTERAQIGCAVTDEESCLTYLDQDQFELLLCTDLLERGNGFELVRKAREKQPDLKVVVLALSDAIPVEYDAAPWLEAVVAEADIIEDRKPLEAAVLAVMGHHSYRSPSLRSDELPYLSCPRLTPREYEVLDRLARGMSDREIAEDLVVTEETARTYTKRLLRTLEVNNRVQAVLKGMRCGMVQI, encoded by the coding sequence ATGGATCTGACGCCGTATCTCCAGCACCAGCCAAGGTCGGTTGACGATGAGCCGCTGTTGTCTGTGGCGATCACAGGCAGGATTGCGCTGGCGATGAAGGGGCGGTTTTTTCTGCGTTGCTTCTGTGAAAGTCTCACGGAACGGGCCCAGATCGGGTGCGCTGTGACCGATGAAGAGTCCTGCTTGACATATCTCGATCAGGACCAGTTTGAATTGCTTCTGTGCACGGATCTGCTGGAACGTGGCAATGGTTTTGAGTTGGTTCGCAAAGCAAGGGAAAAGCAGCCGGACCTGAAGGTTGTTGTTCTGGCTCTGAGCGATGCCATCCCGGTGGAGTACGACGCTGCCCCCTGGCTTGAGGCTGTTGTCGCTGAAGCTGACATCATCGAAGATCGCAAACCCCTGGAAGCTGCCGTGCTGGCCGTGATGGGACATCACTCCTATCGCAGCCCTTCGCTGCGCTCTGACGAGCTTCCTTACCTGAGCTGCCCGAGGCTGACCCCCCGGGAATATGAAGTGCTGGATCGTCTTGCCCGCGGCATGTCCGATCGGGAGATCGCCGAGGATCTTGTGGTTACCGAAGAAACCGCTCGCACCTACACCAAGCGCCTGCTGCGCACGCTTGAGGTGAATAACAGAGTGCAGGCGGTGCTGAAGGGAATGCGTTGCGGAATGGTTCAGATCTGA
- a CDS encoding DUF3136 domain-containing protein translates to MTAITFTHEPTIAELCETEAVYIRAMDYLVADGVKESEACKSVCWRRLNRLHQAMPDRYCDPRSLFLSLHQARRRRLAVQPSSRHARP, encoded by the coding sequence ATGACGGCTATCACATTCACCCATGAACCGACCATTGCTGAGCTCTGTGAAACCGAAGCTGTTTACATCCGTGCCATGGACTATCTCGTGGCCGATGGAGTGAAGGAAAGCGAAGCCTGCAAGAGCGTCTGCTGGCGTCGTCTGAATCGTCTGCATCAGGCCATGCCGGATCGCTACTGCGATCCACGCAGCCTGTTTCTCTCGCTTCACCAGGCCCGCCGGCGTCGCCTTGCCGTTCAGCCCAGCTCCAGGCATGCCAGACCGTAG